From Quercus lobata isolate SW786 chromosome 1, ValleyOak3.0 Primary Assembly, whole genome shotgun sequence, one genomic window encodes:
- the LOC115991012 gene encoding monothiol glutaredoxin-S7, chloroplastic isoform X1: MMSCVIGFETTAAIASSFPVSSVTKTTSTNTHSTLLHCPTRPLTFTSSSFSSRTILNGSSSTRLASIRCFSVLTPELKNTLDKVVTSHKVVLFMKGTKDFPQCGFSNTVVQILRSFNVPFETINILENETLRQGLKQYSNWPTFPQLYIEGEFFGGCDITVGGWKICWMPLLTKSQNHTYL; encoded by the exons ATGATGTCTTGCGTAATTGGCTTTGAGACGACAGCAGCAATAGCATCATCTTTCCCCGTTAGTTCAGTGACCAAAACTACATCCACCAATACCCATTCTACACTCCTCCACTGCCCCACCCGCCCTCTtacatttacttcttcttctttttcttccagAACCATCCTTAATGGCTCAAGCTCTACAAGGCTTGCCTCCATTCGTTGCTTCTCAG TATTAACTCCTGAGCTGAAGAATACATTGGATAAAGTTGTTACTTCGCACAAAGTGGTTCTTTTTATGAAAGGAACTAAGGATTTTCCACAATGTGGATTTTCGAACACTGTTGTGCAGATATTGAGGTCTTTTAACGTACCTTTTGAAACAATCAACATTCTAGAAAATGAAACACTACGTCAAGGATTAAAACAGTATTCCAACTGGCCTACCTTTCCTCAACTTTACATTGAAGGAGAGTTTTTTGGTGGCTGTGACATCACTGTTG GAGGTTGGAAGATCTGTTGGATGCCTTTGCTGACAAAGTCTCAAAACCACACCTATTTATGA
- the LOC115991012 gene encoding monothiol glutaredoxin-S7, chloroplastic isoform X2, translated as MMSCVIGFETTAAIASSFPVSSVTKTTSTNTHSTLLHCPTRPLTFTSSSFSSRTILNGSSSTRLASIRCFSVLTPELKNTLDKVVTSHKVVLFMKGTKDFPQCGFSNTVVQILRSFNVPFETINILENETLRQGLKQYSNWPTFPQLYIEGEFFGGCDITVEAYKNGQLQEILEKAMCS; from the exons ATGATGTCTTGCGTAATTGGCTTTGAGACGACAGCAGCAATAGCATCATCTTTCCCCGTTAGTTCAGTGACCAAAACTACATCCACCAATACCCATTCTACACTCCTCCACTGCCCCACCCGCCCTCTtacatttacttcttcttctttttcttccagAACCATCCTTAATGGCTCAAGCTCTACAAGGCTTGCCTCCATTCGTTGCTTCTCAG TATTAACTCCTGAGCTGAAGAATACATTGGATAAAGTTGTTACTTCGCACAAAGTGGTTCTTTTTATGAAAGGAACTAAGGATTTTCCACAATGTGGATTTTCGAACACTGTTGTGCAGATATTGAGGTCTTTTAACGTACCTTTTGAAACAATCAACATTCTAGAAAATGAAACACTACGTCAAGGATTAAAACAGTATTCCAACTGGCCTACCTTTCCTCAACTTTACATTGAAGGAGAGTTTTTTGGTGGCTGTGACATCACTGTTG